The following are encoded together in the Aciduricibacillus chroicocephali genome:
- a CDS encoding ABC transporter substrate-binding protein — MGKFSKALFMLIAITALVFTAACGGGSSDSKSGGKGKEVKVGVISWLNGSGASYGEAITNGLKLANKEINDKGDVKIKLITEDSAGKKDQAKSAAEKLINSENVSAIIGPTLSTEMQVVGPTADSSGIPIIGTSTTAKGIPQIGDYVFRNSIPEEQAIPASIKAAKEKYKAKKVAILYGNDDVFTKSGYDVMKDEAKKQGLQVTTTEKFQQGQADYKAQLTKIKSTKPDMILCSALYNEGAVIMDQARKMGIDVPFVGGNGFNSPQVIDIAGDAANGLIVATPWFAGKDDQKVKDFVKKYKDKYGKDPDQFAAQAYDALYVLAAAIERAGSDDPDAIRDELAKTKDFKGILGTMSFDKEGDIVMKPTVLIIKDGKFQEFK, encoded by the coding sequence ATGGGTAAATTCTCAAAAGCACTATTTATGCTTATCGCCATTACAGCTCTTGTGTTCACCGCAGCTTGTGGCGGCGGTTCTTCGGACTCCAAGTCCGGCGGCAAGGGCAAAGAAGTAAAGGTCGGCGTTATTTCTTGGCTGAACGGCTCAGGCGCCAGCTATGGGGAAGCAATTACAAATGGTTTGAAACTCGCTAACAAAGAGATCAACGATAAAGGCGACGTAAAAATCAAGCTAATTACAGAAGATTCAGCAGGTAAAAAAGACCAGGCTAAATCTGCTGCTGAAAAGCTAATCAACTCTGAAAATGTTTCAGCAATCATTGGTCCAACACTAAGTACTGAAATGCAAGTTGTCGGTCCGACTGCAGACAGCAGTGGTATTCCGATTATCGGTACATCTACAACTGCAAAAGGAATTCCACAAATCGGGGATTATGTTTTCCGTAACTCAATTCCTGAGGAGCAGGCAATCCCAGCCTCAATTAAAGCAGCAAAAGAAAAATATAAAGCGAAAAAAGTCGCAATCCTTTACGGAAACGACGATGTTTTCACAAAGTCCGGCTATGATGTTATGAAAGACGAAGCTAAGAAGCAAGGTCTTCAAGTTACAACTACTGAGAAGTTCCAGCAAGGACAAGCTGATTACAAAGCACAGCTTACAAAAATCAAGAGCACGAAGCCTGACATGATCCTTTGCTCTGCGCTATACAATGAAGGTGCAGTAATCATGGATCAGGCGCGCAAGATGGGCATTGACGTTCCATTCGTAGGCGGTAACGGCTTTAACTCACCACAAGTTATCGATATCGCAGGCGATGCGGCTAACGGCTTGATCGTAGCAACACCATGGTTCGCAGGTAAAGACGACCAAAAAGTAAAAGATTTCGTTAAAAAATATAAAGATAAATACGGCAAAGATCCGGACCAGTTCGCAGCTCAAGCGTATGACGCATTGTATGTACTTGCTGCAGCAATTGAGCGCGCAGGCAGTGATGATCCGGACGCAATCCGCGATGAATTGGCCAAAACAAAAGACTTCAAAGGTATTCTTGGCACGATGTCATTCGACAAAGAGGGCGACATCGTAATGAAGCCAACTGTCCTCATCATCAAGGACGGCAAATTCCAGGAATTCAAATAA
- a CDS encoding ABC transporter permease, whose protein sequence is MTFRQFAINNVLRNKRLYAAYFLSSLFTVMVFFTFAIFAFHPSFQSADFNKDALVGLGIAGGIIYVFSFFFVLYSMSAFLQSRKKEFGLLMMQGTSTGQIRLMIFMENMLIGLLATISGILLGLIFAKLILMIAENVLIIDATLNFYWPWMAAIVTFASFIVLFLFISFFVSFILRTRKLIDLIKSDRKSKGEPKASAFLAILAAILLIAGYGIALYVRGVQVVMALLPVVILVTLGTYLLFTQLSVFIIRRMKRKESIFWNKTNMILFSDLSFRMKDNARSFFMVAIISTVAFSAIGALFGTYSYLTKGVREANPFTYQFFNFDEKSDFEQDIRYASRVMQKDGIEADGTMLRDNTYPLKGDDEGVLVVKASDYNKAARLIGEKPLEIGKNEVIVGKQSAANMMKDTRTSELMEKGLKLQGGKVLKPTYSIRPEALQHFDSFFIAGNEVYSKLPKPVNESKFFIWQAKKGSDPEQVRKTGQKLSEHFQPGSFQSIDAIIYMIEVAYGPALFIGLFIGIVFFVSAGSFLYFRLFTDLSEDKAKFSAISKIGLTTSEMKRVANRQTALLFFAPMVVALIHGAVALTALSHMFDYNLVKESVAVLASFLVIQVVYYLFVRYFYVKQIREAIE, encoded by the coding sequence ATGACTTTTCGTCAGTTCGCGATTAACAACGTCCTCCGTAACAAACGTCTCTACGCCGCCTATTTTCTAAGCAGTCTGTTTACGGTTATGGTGTTTTTCACATTTGCTATATTCGCCTTTCATCCGTCGTTCCAGAGCGCTGACTTTAACAAGGATGCTTTGGTCGGTCTGGGCATTGCCGGCGGCATCATCTACGTATTCTCGTTCTTCTTCGTACTCTACTCCATGAGCGCCTTCCTGCAGTCGCGCAAAAAGGAATTCGGCCTACTCATGATGCAGGGAACGAGCACAGGACAGATCCGTCTCATGATATTTATGGAAAATATGCTGATCGGTCTTCTGGCGACGATAAGTGGGATTTTACTCGGACTTATTTTTGCCAAATTGATTCTCATGATAGCAGAGAATGTGCTAATTATTGACGCCACGCTCAACTTCTACTGGCCTTGGATGGCAGCAATTGTCACATTCGCTTCATTTATTGTTCTGTTCCTGTTCATTTCATTCTTCGTTTCTTTCATTTTGCGAACTCGCAAGTTGATTGACCTAATCAAGAGTGACCGCAAATCAAAAGGTGAACCGAAGGCAAGTGCATTTCTCGCTATTTTAGCGGCAATCCTGCTCATTGCAGGATACGGAATTGCGCTTTATGTCCGAGGCGTGCAAGTCGTCATGGCACTTCTGCCAGTCGTCATTCTTGTTACACTCGGCACGTACTTGCTGTTCACGCAACTTAGCGTTTTCATCATCCGTCGTATGAAGCGAAAGGAAAGTATTTTCTGGAACAAGACAAATATGATCCTGTTCTCCGATTTGTCATTCCGGATGAAAGATAACGCCCGTTCCTTCTTCATGGTCGCTATCATTTCGACTGTAGCCTTCAGTGCAATTGGCGCGCTGTTCGGCACCTATTCCTATTTGACTAAGGGTGTACGTGAGGCGAATCCGTTCACGTATCAGTTTTTCAACTTTGATGAGAAGTCTGATTTTGAACAGGATATTCGATATGCGAGCCGGGTGATGCAAAAGGACGGTATAGAGGCTGATGGAACAATGTTACGGGACAACACGTATCCTCTAAAAGGGGATGACGAAGGTGTACTCGTCGTAAAGGCATCGGACTACAACAAAGCTGCCCGTCTCATCGGTGAGAAACCGCTTGAGATTGGTAAGAATGAAGTCATTGTCGGTAAGCAGAGTGCTGCCAACATGATGAAAGACACACGCACCTCCGAGCTGATGGAAAAAGGTTTAAAACTTCAAGGTGGAAAAGTGCTGAAGCCGACCTACAGCATCAGACCAGAAGCTTTGCAGCATTTTGACTCCTTCTTTATCGCTGGCAATGAGGTTTACAGCAAACTTCCGAAGCCAGTAAATGAAAGTAAGTTCTTCATCTGGCAGGCGAAAAAAGGGAGCGATCCCGAACAAGTGCGCAAAACAGGACAAAAACTGTCCGAGCACTTCCAGCCTGGATCATTCCAATCAATCGACGCGATCATCTATATGATTGAAGTCGCCTATGGGCCGGCACTTTTCATCGGCTTGTTCATCGGAATTGTCTTCTTTGTATCAGCAGGAAGCTTCCTTTATTTCCGACTGTTCACAGATCTGAGCGAAGACAAAGCGAAGTTCAGCGCAATTTCGAAGATTGGCTTGACCACTTCCGAAATGAAGCGTGTCGCCAATCGCCAAACAGCCTTGCTCTTCTTTGCACCGATGGTTGTCGCTCTTATACACGGAGCCGTCGCACTCACTGCACTCTCGCATATGTTCGACTACAATCTAGTAAAGGAATCCGTCGCCGTACTTGCGAGCTTCCTCGTAATCCAAGTCGTATACTACTTGTTCGTGCGATACTTCTATGTGAAGCAGATTAGAGAAGCGATAGAATAG